The following coding sequences lie in one Gammaproteobacteria bacterium genomic window:
- the ubiG gene encoding bifunctional 2-polyprenyl-6-hydroxyphenol methylase/3-demethylubiquinol 3-O-methyltransferase UbiG: protein MSDNKHPNVDPAEISKFDGLASRWWDPEGEFRPLHAMNPVRLDWIRQRVGSLEGLRMLDVGCGGGILAESLAEAGAEVVAIDLAEAPLAVARLHQLESGVAVDYRHVAVETLAASEPGSFDVVTCLEMLEHVPDPASVVAACRTLLKADGHAFFSTINRNPKSFLMAIVGAEYVMRLLPRGTHEYARFIRPSELDSWLRSAGLDLADLTGMHYNPFTHAFRTGGNVDVNYIAHARPEGN, encoded by the coding sequence CGACAACAAGCACCCGAATGTCGATCCGGCTGAAATTTCCAAGTTCGATGGCCTGGCATCGCGGTGGTGGGACCCGGAAGGCGAGTTTCGCCCGCTGCATGCCATGAATCCCGTTCGTCTCGACTGGATTCGCCAGCGGGTCGGCTCGCTGGAGGGGCTGCGCATGCTCGACGTGGGCTGTGGCGGCGGCATCCTGGCCGAATCACTCGCCGAAGCCGGCGCCGAGGTGGTCGCCATCGACCTTGCCGAAGCACCGCTGGCCGTCGCCAGGCTGCACCAGCTCGAATCCGGCGTGGCGGTCGACTATCGGCACGTGGCGGTGGAAACGCTGGCGGCCAGCGAACCGGGCTCGTTCGATGTCGTGACCTGCCTGGAGATGCTGGAACACGTACCCGACCCGGCCTCTGTCGTTGCGGCCTGTCGCACGCTGCTGAAGGCTGACGGCCACGCTTTCTTCTCGACCATAAATCGCAACCCGAAATCGTTTCTCATGGCTATCGTCGGTGCCGAATACGTCATGCGGCTGTTGCCGAGGGGAACGCACGAATACGCACGTTTCATTCGTCCCTCCGAACTCGACAGCTGGCTGCGCAGTGCCGGGCTTGACCTGGCTGACCTCACCGGCATGCATTACAACCCGTTCACGCATGCATTCAGGACGGGGGGCAATGTCGATGTGAACTACATCGCACACGCTCGTCCCGAGGGAAACTGA